Proteins from one Oscillatoria sp. FACHB-1407 genomic window:
- a CDS encoding aldehyde dehydrogenase family protein, with translation MNFIDNAMLTVINPATGDVLQEIPTDDSEAIAHKVTQAKVAQPDWAARPMAERIEIIRQFNGLLADHAESLAQQLTAEMGKPIKQARAEVGTTSSRIGYFLDQVEAVLATETLLHDSQLGLKEQISHEPLGVIANISAWNYPFFVGSNVFIPALLAGNAVLYKPSEFAALTGRAIAQLMTEAGVPEGIFQAVIGTGQVGAELLTHPLNGVFFTGSYATGCKIAIAAAPHLMKVQLELGGKDPIYVAEDVDVATVAPAVADGAFYNTGQSCCAVERIYVHDQIYEAFVDTFMATVRDFQMGDPTDENTYIGPLARAAQVDFLKYQVEDAIAKGAKLLCGGDRLERPGSFFAPTVLIDVDHSMSVMRDESFGPIIGIQAVKDDAEALRLMQDTPYGLTAGVYTPNETRATAMLRQINSGTVYWNCCDRVSPRLPWSGRGHSGIGLTLSTYGIQTFTQPKAWHLREG, from the coding sequence GTGAATTTTATCGACAATGCCATGCTGACTGTGATTAATCCGGCGACAGGTGATGTGTTGCAAGAGATACCAACTGATGATTCAGAGGCGATCGCCCACAAAGTGACTCAAGCGAAAGTGGCTCAACCTGATTGGGCAGCGCGTCCAATGGCAGAGCGAATTGAGATTATTCGCCAGTTTAATGGGCTGTTGGCAGACCACGCTGAATCGCTCGCACAGCAACTCACCGCTGAGATGGGCAAACCTATCAAGCAAGCCAGAGCCGAAGTCGGTACAACCTCCAGTCGCATTGGGTATTTTCTCGATCAGGTGGAAGCCGTATTGGCGACAGAAACGCTGTTGCATGATTCGCAGTTGGGCTTGAAGGAACAGATTAGCCACGAACCGCTGGGAGTCATCGCAAATATTTCAGCGTGGAACTATCCCTTCTTTGTTGGGTCTAATGTGTTTATTCCTGCTCTATTAGCGGGTAATGCGGTGTTGTACAAGCCCTCTGAATTTGCTGCTTTGACAGGACGGGCGATTGCCCAACTGATGACCGAGGCAGGTGTTCCAGAGGGCATTTTTCAAGCGGTGATTGGTACCGGACAAGTAGGTGCAGAGTTGTTGACCCATCCCTTGAATGGTGTGTTCTTCACGGGTTCCTATGCGACTGGATGCAAGATTGCGATCGCTGCTGCTCCCCATTTAATGAAAGTGCAACTGGAATTGGGTGGCAAAGACCCGATTTATGTCGCTGAGGATGTCGATGTTGCAACAGTTGCTCCTGCGGTTGCTGATGGAGCCTTTTACAACACTGGACAAAGCTGCTGCGCAGTGGAACGGATCTACGTCCATGACCAGATCTATGAAGCGTTTGTAGATACCTTTATGGCGACGGTGCGCGACTTTCAGATGGGCGACCCAACCGATGAAAATACCTATATTGGCCCCCTGGCTCGTGCGGCTCAGGTTGATTTCCTCAAATATCAGGTCGAAGACGCGATCGCCAAAGGTGCCAAGTTGCTCTGTGGGGGCGATCGGCTAGAGCGTCCCGGTTCCTTTTTTGCGCCGACCGTGCTGATTGACGTGGATCACTCCATGTCGGTCATGCGGGATGAAAGCTTTGGTCCCATCATTGGGATTCAAGCGGTTAAAGATGATGCGGAGGCACTGCGGCTGATGCAAGACACCCCCTATGGACTCACAGCGGGTGTGTATACCCCTAATGAAACTCGTGCAACCGCTATGTTACGCCAGATCAATAGTGGCACCGTCTACTGGAACTGTTGCGATCGCGTCAGTCCCCGGTTGCCCTGGTCAGGGCGTGGGCATTCTGGTATTGGCTTAACTCTCTCAACCTACGGCATCCAGACCTTTACGCAGCCGAAAGCGTGGCACCTTAGAGAGGGATGA